One region of Spiroplasma culicicola AES-1 genomic DNA includes:
- a CDS encoding DHH family phosphoesterase codes for MKYENAKLLVEKINEYQNIIIAKHIAPDWDAQGSALGLKEIIVNNFKNKNVYVVGNKLMSAGLFEDEQVLTEDIIKESLMITVDVANFERIDFSFKDNVKEIFKIDHHPNVDDYADNSIVDVASIACTQTVVSICEQNNWKISKEAATYLYYGLITDSGRFLFRKTNEITFKTAIKLIECGVDINEVYENLYSQPLVVAKWKNRAFNKAKFVEGYPIAYIEIKDEDWQDLSLTEEEVKLSLGTLSGIQEILIWFIAYESKVHDAVKVSMRSRQYEVNKVAAVYSGGGHMYAAGAKVKDFKDVDNLVNDLKKLVDNNL; via the coding sequence ATGAAATACGAAAATGCAAAATTACTTGTAGAAAAAATTAATGAATATCAAAATATTATTATTGCAAAGCACATTGCACCAGATTGAGATGCACAAGGTAGTGCATTAGGACTAAAAGAAATTATTGTTAATAATTTTAAAAATAAAAATGTTTATGTTGTTGGAAATAAATTAATGAGCGCAGGTTTATTTGAAGATGAACAAGTATTAACAGAAGATATTATTAAAGAATCATTAATGATTACAGTTGATGTTGCTAACTTTGAGCGAATTGATTTTTCATTTAAAGATAATGTTAAAGAGATTTTTAAAATAGATCATCATCCAAATGTAGATGATTATGCAGATAATAGCATTGTTGATGTTGCTTCAATTGCTTGTACACAAACTGTTGTAAGTATTTGTGAACAAAACAATTGAAAAATTTCAAAAGAAGCTGCCACTTATTTGTATTATGGTTTAATTACAGATTCAGGAAGATTTTTATTTAGAAAAACAAATGAAATTACATTTAAAACTGCAATTAAATTAATAGAATGTGGTGTTGATATTAATGAAGTTTATGAAAATCTTTATTCTCAACCATTAGTTGTTGCTAAATGAAAAAATAGAGCATTTAATAAAGCTAAATTTGTAGAGGGCTATCCAATAGCTTATATTGAAATTAAAGATGAAGATTGACAAGACCTTTCTTTAACAGAAGAAGAAGTTAAATTATCTTTGGGAACATTATCTGGAATTCAAGAAATTTTAATTTGATTTATTGCTTATGAAAGTAAAGTTCATGATGCTGTTAAAGTTTCAATGCGTTCAAGACAATATGAAGTTAATAAAGTGGCTGCCGTGTATTCAGGTGGAGGTCATATGTATGCTGCAGGTGCAAAAGTAAAAGATTTTAAAGATGTTGATAATCTTGTAAATGATTTGAAAAAACTTGTAGATAATAACTTATAA
- a CDS encoding thymidine kinase yields the protein MSYRINPKSKRGWIELITGCMFAGKTEEFIRRLKRYKYAQQEVLVFKPKIDDRYSETDVFSHSGMSIASIPAKNSQEIKDVVAKTKNIDIIGIDEVQFFDTDIVEVLSKFADEGIIVIANGLDKDYRNDPFQNVDKLLVQAEYVDKLTSICFICGGNASRTQRIVNGVPAKANEPLVVISANEKYEARCRHCYIKPS from the coding sequence ATGAGCTATAGAATCAATCCAAAATCAAAACGTGGGTGAATTGAGTTAATCACTGGATGTATGTTTGCTGGAAAAACAGAAGAATTTATCCGTAGACTTAAAAGATATAAATATGCACAACAAGAGGTATTAGTTTTTAAACCAAAAATTGATGATCGCTATTCTGAAACTGATGTTTTTTCACATTCAGGAATGAGTATTGCATCAATCCCTGCAAAAAATTCGCAAGAAATTAAAGATGTAGTTGCTAAAACTAAAAACATAGATATTATTGGAATCGATGAAGTACAATTTTTTGATACAGATATCGTTGAAGTATTATCAAAATTTGCAGATGAAGGGATCATCGTTATTGCAAATGGTTTAGACAAAGATTATCGTAACGATCCATTTCAAAATGTTGACAAGCTATTAGTACAAGCAGAATATGTTGATAAACTAACTTCTATTTGTTTCATCTGTGGGGGAAATGCCAGCAGAACACAAAGAATTGTAAATGGAGTTCCAGCTAAAGCAAATGAACCTTTAGTTGTAATTTCTGCAAATGAAAAGTATGAAGCGCGTTGTCGTCACTGTTATATAAAACCAAGTTAG
- the prfA gene encoding peptide chain release factor 1 — translation MNKKTQEALEVILKRVQTIDDELLKEETLKDIKLMTDLNKERSSLDETANKYLEFKRIESDLKDAKEILENEKDPEMRELAKMTLDESEEAIEKVEAEIELLLLPKDPNDDKNVIFEIRGAAGGDEANIFAGDLFRMYAKFAEKNNWKIDVLDQNESAAGGFSQISFMVKGESVYSKMKFESGSHRVQRVPKTESKGRIQTSTATVAVLPEISDVEVDIKPADLRIDTYRSSGAGGQHVNTTDSAVRITHIPTGVVAASQDGRSQHDNKDKAMTMLRARIYEAELEKQQSEAASMRKSAVGTGARSEKIRTYNYAQNRVTDHRVNLTLNKLDQVIEGNIDEIITELINNEQKELIAQQIEGK, via the coding sequence ATGAACAAAAAAACACAAGAAGCATTAGAGGTTATTCTTAAAAGAGTACAAACTATTGATGATGAACTTTTAAAAGAAGAAACTTTAAAAGATATCAAACTAATGACTGACTTGAATAAAGAAAGATCTAGTTTAGATGAAACAGCAAATAAATATCTTGAGTTCAAAAGAATAGAATCAGATTTAAAAGATGCTAAAGAAATTTTAGAAAATGAAAAGGATCCAGAAATGAGAGAATTGGCTAAAATGACTTTAGATGAATCTGAGGAAGCCATTGAAAAAGTGGAAGCAGAAATTGAATTGTTGTTACTTCCAAAGGATCCAAATGATGATAAAAATGTTATTTTTGAAATCAGAGGAGCTGCTGGGGGAGATGAAGCAAATATTTTTGCAGGTGATTTATTTAGAATGTATGCAAAATTTGCAGAAAAAAATAATTGAAAAATTGATGTATTGGATCAAAATGAATCAGCTGCAGGAGGATTTAGTCAAATTTCTTTCATGGTTAAAGGTGAAAGCGTTTATTCAAAAATGAAATTTGAATCTGGAAGTCACAGAGTTCAAAGGGTTCCAAAAACTGAATCAAAAGGAAGAATTCAAACTTCAACAGCAACTGTTGCAGTATTGCCAGAAATTAGTGATGTTGAAGTTGATATCAAACCAGCAGATTTAAGAATTGATACATATCGTTCTAGTGGAGCTGGGGGACAACATGTTAATACAACAGATTCTGCTGTTAGAATTACACATATTCCTACAGGAGTAGTTGCTGCTTCTCAAGATGGAAGAAGTCAACATGATAATAAAGATAAAGCAATGACAATGTTGAGAGCAAGAATTTATGAAGCTGAACTTGAAAAACAACAATCTGAAGCTGCAAGTATGAGAAAAAGTGCTGTAGGAACTGGGGCTCGAAGCGAAAAAATTAGAACTTATAATTATGCTCAAAATCGTGTTACAGATCACAGAGTTAACTTAACTTTAAATAAATTAGACCAAGTTATAGAAGGTAACATTGATGAAATTATTACTGAATTAATTAATAATGAACAGAA